From a single Couchioplanes caeruleus genomic region:
- a CDS encoding Gfo/Idh/MocA family protein translates to MALPVVLAGAGAMGRAWLAAIAADPAVELTGVADLDLGTARRAAPGLPVGTDVVALAAQTGARAVIDVTVPGAHHPVTTAALLAGLPVLGEKPAADTLARALSLCAASEVSGQLFMVSQSRRWNPRLFRLRAMTARLGGVVSAGTDFFRAPHFGGFREQMAQPLLTDMAIHAFDAARFVLAAEPVEVTCRTWNPPWSWYAGDACAAAVFEMTGGARYVYHGSWCAPGAETSWNGVWRVNGRHGTATWDGDDDPEGPADDGPVPPYDGIAGALRVFADALATGTTPMGEIHENVPSLAMVEAAIHSGARGRPVTIGEVLDDAYAQAMAEERHPDVRAALGGWRSARARLGLG, encoded by the coding sequence ATGGCGCTCCCGGTCGTCCTGGCCGGCGCCGGCGCGATGGGCCGGGCGTGGCTCGCCGCGATCGCCGCCGACCCGGCCGTCGAGCTCACCGGGGTGGCCGACCTCGACCTCGGCACGGCCCGGCGCGCGGCCCCCGGCCTGCCGGTCGGCACCGACGTGGTGGCGCTCGCCGCGCAGACCGGCGCGCGGGCCGTGATCGACGTGACCGTCCCCGGGGCGCACCACCCGGTGACCACGGCCGCGCTCCTCGCCGGCCTCCCCGTGCTCGGCGAGAAACCCGCCGCCGACACGCTCGCCCGGGCCCTGTCGCTGTGCGCCGCGTCCGAGGTCAGCGGGCAGCTGTTCATGGTGAGCCAGTCCCGGCGCTGGAACCCCCGGCTGTTCCGGCTCCGCGCGATGACCGCGCGGCTGGGCGGTGTCGTCTCGGCCGGTACGGACTTCTTCCGCGCTCCGCACTTCGGCGGCTTCCGCGAGCAGATGGCCCAGCCGCTGCTCACCGACATGGCCATCCACGCCTTCGACGCCGCCCGGTTCGTGCTGGCCGCCGAGCCGGTCGAGGTCACCTGCCGCACCTGGAACCCGCCGTGGAGCTGGTACGCCGGCGACGCCTGCGCGGCCGCCGTCTTCGAGATGACCGGCGGCGCCCGCTACGTGTACCACGGCAGCTGGTGCGCGCCCGGCGCCGAGACGTCGTGGAACGGCGTGTGGCGCGTCAACGGCCGGCACGGCACCGCGACCTGGGACGGCGACGACGATCCGGAGGGACCGGCGGACGACGGGCCGGTGCCGCCGTACGACGGGATCGCGGGCGCGCTGCGGGTCTTCGCCGACGCGCTGGCCACCGGGACCACCCCGATGGGCGAGATCCACGAGAACGTGCCGAGCCTGGCGATGGTGGAAGCGGCGATCCACTCCGGCGCCCGCGGCCGTCCGGTGACGATCGGCGAGGTGCTGGACGACGCGTACGCGCAGGCGATGGCCGAGGAGCGGCATCCGGACGTCCGGGCCGCGCTGGGCGGCTGGCGGTCCGCGCGGGCCCGGCTAGGCCTCGGCTGA
- a CDS encoding esterase/lipase family protein, whose protein sequence is MFALVIAVVAALAAVPAAPAAAAARTPVVFVHGYTGNASNWTTAESLFRAAGYSSSELYAYEYNSYGDNVTNARGLATFVSQVRSRTGAAKVDIVNHSMGGLVSLWYVKQLGGAQYVSHLASLAGANHGTTSAGACLVFVTCQQMYPGSSFIATLSAGDETPGSTRYATWYSPCDGVIIPYTSTVLSGATNNYVLCENHLTYLTDTSILTQVRTFLAS, encoded by the coding sequence ATGTTCGCTCTCGTGATCGCCGTCGTGGCCGCGCTCGCCGCCGTGCCGGCCGCCCCGGCCGCCGCGGCCGCCCGTACGCCGGTCGTGTTCGTGCACGGCTACACCGGGAACGCCTCGAACTGGACCACGGCCGAGTCGCTGTTCCGGGCCGCCGGCTACAGCAGCAGCGAGCTGTACGCGTACGAGTACAACTCCTACGGCGACAACGTCACCAACGCCCGCGGCCTCGCCACCTTCGTCAGCCAGGTCCGCAGCCGCACCGGGGCGGCCAAGGTGGACATCGTCAACCACTCGATGGGCGGCCTGGTCAGCCTCTGGTACGTCAAGCAGCTCGGCGGCGCCCAGTACGTGAGCCACCTGGCGTCGCTGGCCGGCGCGAACCACGGCACCACCTCGGCCGGCGCCTGCCTGGTCTTCGTCACCTGCCAGCAGATGTACCCGGGCTCCTCGTTCATCGCCACGCTCAGCGCGGGCGACGAGACGCCGGGCAGCACCCGCTACGCCACGTGGTACTCGCCCTGCGACGGCGTCATCATCCCGTACACCAGCACGGTCCTGAGCGGAGCGACGAACAACTACGTGCTCTGCGAGAACCACCTCACCTACCTGACCGACACGTCGATCCTCACCCAGGTCCGTACCTTCCTGGCCAGCTGA
- a CDS encoding 2'-5' RNA ligase family protein has protein sequence MVAALELYLDVDATRRIRTLWQALEAEGVPTMASLHERHRPHVSLAAARTLPPETVAAALRGMQVGRGLTLDMDFAGQFVGRVLWLGVTVTEELLAHHRAVHERLAAAGVEVWEHYRPGRWVPHCTVSLRVPNPVMGAAVRRCLEILPVRAQVIGAAVTDHANDIAHPLQAVAR, from the coding sequence GTGGTCGCCGCACTCGAGCTCTACCTGGACGTCGACGCCACCCGGCGCATCCGGACGTTGTGGCAGGCCCTCGAGGCCGAGGGCGTCCCGACCATGGCGTCGCTGCACGAACGGCACCGCCCGCACGTCTCCCTCGCCGCCGCGCGCACGCTGCCGCCGGAGACCGTCGCCGCCGCGCTGCGGGGCATGCAGGTCGGCCGGGGGCTGACGCTCGACATGGACTTCGCGGGGCAGTTCGTCGGGCGGGTGCTGTGGCTGGGCGTCACCGTCACCGAGGAGCTGCTCGCCCATCACCGGGCGGTCCACGAGCGGCTGGCCGCGGCGGGGGTCGAGGTGTGGGAGCACTACCGGCCCGGGCGGTGGGTGCCGCACTGCACGGTGTCGCTGCGGGTGCCCAACCCCGTGATGGGCGCGGCCGTGCGCCGCTGCCTGGAGATCCTTCCCGTACGCGCGCAGGTGATCGGTGCCGCCGTCACGGACCACGCGAACGACATCGCGCACCCGTTGCAGGCGGTGGCCCGGTGA
- a CDS encoding class I SAM-dependent methyltransferase — MSVRRTYDTVARAYDEALRDELALKPLDRALLTAVLESVGEGTVADVGCGPGHVTRFLAERHPDVLGVDLSPAMVTIARRHAPGLPFVAASMLDLPFRPDAFAGAVALYSIIHLGDAGRARAFRELARVIRAGGPLLVAFHVESPEVAAGEVTHLSTWFGAAVDVDVRFLDPEVVSGDLVAAGFRVDATLLREPVPGAEFPSRRAYLVARRSAEA; from the coding sequence GTGAGCGTACGGCGCACGTACGACACCGTGGCGCGGGCGTACGACGAGGCGTTGCGCGACGAGCTGGCGCTCAAGCCGCTGGACCGGGCGCTGCTCACCGCCGTGCTGGAGTCGGTGGGGGAGGGAACGGTCGCGGACGTGGGCTGCGGGCCGGGTCACGTCACCCGTTTCCTCGCGGAGCGCCACCCGGACGTCCTGGGCGTCGACCTCTCGCCGGCCATGGTGACGATCGCCCGGCGGCATGCTCCGGGGCTGCCCTTCGTCGCCGCGTCGATGCTGGACCTGCCGTTCCGCCCGGACGCGTTCGCCGGTGCCGTCGCCCTGTACTCGATCATCCACCTCGGCGACGCCGGCCGGGCCCGCGCGTTCCGCGAGCTCGCCCGGGTGATCCGCGCCGGCGGGCCGCTGCTCGTCGCGTTCCACGTCGAGAGCCCCGAGGTGGCCGCCGGAGAGGTCACCCACCTGTCGACGTGGTTCGGCGCGGCGGTCGACGTGGACGTGCGTTTCCTCGATCCGGAGGTGGTGTCCGGCGACCTGGTGGCCGCCGGGTTCCGGGTCGACGCGACGCTGCTGCGCGAGCCGGTGCCGGGCGCGGAGTTCCCGAGCCGCCGCGCCTACCTGGTCGCCCGCCGGTCAGCCGAGGCCTAG
- a CDS encoding sensor domain-containing diguanylate cyclase, which produces MTVSSETRTGGGEITLSASPLALDEQTLLLADLVEVMTRDIPSLGHILGIIDRRLGGPCGMTAATVFTLDPDDGSLRPAASIGSPAADDLRIAGRVFRVSAGAPPVRAGERTAVRLRIGGQTVGVLVLTGTALEHLRPETAAGTALQVAATLQVLSAEVHQQFTTRANATIRSLFEEGAAATSVEAAGMLLAKATGEAFRTEYAAVHLIGPDNTIQYVGGVGLSEEVDARLRGNLLGKLATDSPVWKAMMATNGPVLVGDATQGEFRSGGFVETLRLRSFLSMPLLSAAGPVGVVMCGDSSGPRAWTSRDQTLARQVAMEGALIVDSARMRQKEQMHVAELTRQAYHDALTGLPNRTHLLDRAEQEVDIAMATGGRIALLLLDLDGFKRVNDTVGHHAGDALLQAVGQRLQAAVRDNDVVARLGGDEFAILLTRNPDEKSAAAIAGRIHERLQQPYDIDGGKVHVGASIGIALFPSDADDMATLMRGADAAMYEVKRSGGGVRLAG; this is translated from the coding sequence GTGACGGTCAGCAGCGAGACGCGTACGGGTGGTGGCGAGATCACCCTGTCCGCATCCCCGCTCGCGCTCGACGAGCAGACCCTGCTGCTCGCCGACCTCGTGGAGGTCATGACCCGCGACATCCCCTCGCTGGGCCACATCCTGGGGATCATCGACCGCCGCCTCGGCGGCCCCTGCGGGATGACCGCCGCGACCGTCTTCACGCTCGACCCCGACGACGGCAGCCTGCGCCCGGCCGCCTCCATCGGCTCGCCGGCCGCCGACGACCTGCGCATCGCCGGCCGGGTGTTCCGGGTCTCCGCCGGCGCCCCGCCCGTGCGCGCCGGCGAGCGTACGGCCGTCCGCCTGCGCATCGGCGGCCAGACCGTGGGCGTGCTCGTGCTCACCGGCACCGCCCTGGAACACCTGCGCCCGGAGACCGCCGCCGGTACGGCCCTGCAGGTCGCGGCCACCCTGCAGGTGCTCTCCGCGGAGGTGCACCAGCAGTTCACCACCCGCGCCAACGCCACGATCCGCAGCCTCTTCGAGGAGGGCGCGGCGGCCACCTCGGTGGAGGCCGCCGGCATGCTGCTCGCCAAGGCCACCGGGGAGGCGTTCCGTACGGAGTACGCCGCGGTGCACCTCATCGGCCCCGACAACACCATCCAGTACGTCGGCGGGGTCGGCCTGAGCGAGGAGGTGGATGCCCGGCTGCGCGGCAACCTGCTGGGCAAGCTCGCCACCGACTCGCCGGTGTGGAAGGCGATGATGGCCACCAACGGCCCGGTCCTCGTCGGCGACGCCACCCAGGGCGAGTTCCGCAGCGGCGGCTTCGTCGAGACGCTGCGGCTGCGCTCGTTCCTGTCCATGCCGCTGCTGTCGGCGGCCGGGCCGGTCGGCGTGGTGATGTGCGGCGACTCCAGCGGCCCGCGCGCGTGGACCAGCCGGGACCAGACGCTGGCCCGCCAGGTCGCCATGGAGGGCGCGCTGATCGTCGACAGCGCCCGCATGCGCCAGAAGGAGCAGATGCACGTCGCCGAGCTGACCCGGCAGGCGTACCACGACGCGCTCACCGGGCTGCCGAACCGTACCCACCTGCTGGACCGCGCCGAGCAGGAGGTGGACATCGCGATGGCCACCGGCGGCCGGATCGCCCTGCTCCTGCTCGACCTGGACGGCTTCAAGCGGGTCAACGACACCGTCGGGCACCACGCCGGCGACGCGCTGCTGCAGGCGGTCGGCCAGCGGCTGCAGGCGGCCGTCCGGGACAACGACGTGGTCGCCCGGCTGGGCGGCGACGAGTTCGCGATCCTGCTGACCCGCAACCCGGACGAGAAGTCGGCCGCCGCGATCGCCGGGCGCATCCACGAGCGGCTGCAGCAGCCGTACGACATCGACGGCGGGAAGGTGCACGTCGGCGCCAGCATCGGCATCGCGCTGTTCCCGTCCGACGCCGACGACATGGCCACCCTCATGCGCGGCGCCGACGCGGCGATGTACGAGGTCAAGCGCAGCGGCGGAGGGGTACGCCTGGCGGGCTGA
- a CDS encoding glycerophosphodiester phosphodiesterase — translation MADRRQVLRLSALAAGAPAVLGATAAPALAGPHPHGPGHGRQPSLVIGHRGASGYRPEHTLASYELAARMGADFIEPDLVATRDHVLVARHEPEIGGTTDVASRPEFASRRRTVVLDGVTTTGWFTHDFTLAELKTLRATERIPQVRQRNTLYDGLFRIPTFQEVLDLRQRLSHELDREIGVYPETKHPTYFRGLGLELETPLVRALRRNRLDRRDAKVFVQSFEAANLRLLHEQYKLRAPMVFLTSASGNPYGDPRSYADYLTAAGLRELATYAGGIGPDKNQVIGRNADGTLGTPTGLVGDAHAAGLVVHPYTFRAENQFLPADYRVGADPAAYGRAIDEQVAFLRTGIDGLFTDQADIGVLARSLAFQPA, via the coding sequence GTGGCAGACCGCCGACAGGTGCTGCGCTTGTCAGCGCTGGCCGCCGGGGCTCCCGCGGTGCTGGGAGCGACCGCGGCGCCCGCCCTGGCCGGACCGCACCCGCACGGGCCCGGCCACGGCCGGCAGCCGTCCCTGGTCATCGGGCACCGCGGCGCGTCCGGATACCGGCCCGAGCACACGCTGGCCTCGTACGAGCTGGCCGCCCGCATGGGTGCCGACTTCATCGAGCCGGACCTGGTGGCCACCAGGGACCACGTGCTGGTGGCCCGGCACGAGCCGGAGATCGGCGGTACGACCGACGTCGCGTCGCGCCCGGAGTTCGCCTCGCGGCGGCGCACGGTGGTGCTCGACGGCGTCACGACGACCGGCTGGTTCACCCATGACTTCACGCTCGCCGAGCTGAAGACCCTGCGGGCCACCGAGCGCATCCCGCAGGTGCGCCAGCGCAACACCCTCTACGACGGGCTGTTCCGGATCCCGACCTTCCAGGAGGTGCTGGACCTGCGTCAACGTCTCTCCCACGAATTGGACCGGGAGATCGGCGTGTACCCGGAGACCAAGCACCCGACGTACTTCCGCGGCCTCGGGCTGGAGCTGGAGACGCCGCTGGTGCGGGCACTGCGCCGCAACAGGCTGGACCGCCGTGACGCGAAGGTGTTCGTGCAGTCGTTCGAGGCGGCGAACCTGCGGCTGCTGCACGAGCAGTACAAGCTGCGCGCGCCGATGGTGTTCCTGACCAGCGCGAGTGGCAACCCGTACGGCGATCCGCGCAGTTACGCCGACTACCTCACCGCGGCCGGGCTGCGCGAGCTCGCCACCTACGCCGGCGGCATCGGGCCGGACAAGAACCAGGTGATCGGCCGCAACGCCGACGGCACCCTGGGCACGCCGACCGGCCTCGTCGGCGACGCGCACGCGGCCGGTCTGGTGGTGCACCCGTACACGTTCCGCGCGGAGAACCAGTTCCTGCCCGCGGACTACCGGGTGGGCGCCGATCCCGCCGCGTACGGGCGCGCCATCGACGAGCAGGTCGCGTTCCTGCGTACCGGGATCGACGGCCTCTTCACCGACCAGGCCGACATCGGCGTCCTGGCTCGCAGCCTGGCGTTCCAGCCCGCCTGA
- a CDS encoding helix-turn-helix transcriptional regulator has product MVFAPLVQESVAATLPPDLAGALLELAGGDEAALADLAAALTPQQIRGEAPPPVTLPPASALGRRLRAALAALPATVRAALLVTAADPQHADGDLRLAEDAGLVRVHGDEVEFVPGVLRWVVYYDAPADERRAVHARLAAAGGPRALLHRAAATPGCDDTLAGELLTAARTAPPAYAATALRHAARLTTAPDVSADALVAAARQAWMAGRPHEAGTLLREVAHVPRAQARSRRLTGEMEVRAGGPGDGLDDLLTAATLLAADDIAAALDALLLAGEALQRAGDHARYLEVARRVLALRRGTEPPGLELAFDQVAGLSELYAGDYATGFGHLRHVLHLATRVDDPAALVRAATAGILVGDGPAAHALAARAVRIARTRGELALVPHGLEIAAFAGLAAGHYDAATADAIEGATLAAATGQPGPAQVHFGILAVLAALLGDRETATLRVRQAGAHDSTAGPGQARALCEWALALLDLIEGRPAATVERLDRIMVARSGHGNAVLQVAATPHLVEAAWRCERPGPGPRIRAALVPFERWTTGTGQPPWLALRSRCRALVATDGDTADGHFREALVQHLRGDGDFARAHTELLYGRELRRRRRPGAAREHLRSAAETFTLLDARPWAAQAGVELRAAGAPVPDRPASAELTAQQERIARLVAGGATNREIAQQLYLSPRTVDHHLRNVFARLGVRSRTELARRFSP; this is encoded by the coding sequence ATGGTCTTTGCACCTCTAGTGCAGGAATCTGTGGCGGCGACGCTGCCGCCGGACCTGGCCGGCGCGCTGCTCGAACTGGCCGGCGGGGATGAGGCCGCGCTGGCCGACCTGGCCGCCGCGCTCACGCCGCAGCAGATCCGCGGCGAGGCGCCGCCGCCGGTGACCCTGCCGCCCGCGAGCGCCCTGGGCCGCCGGCTGCGGGCCGCCCTCGCCGCGCTGCCCGCGACCGTCCGAGCGGCCCTGCTGGTCACTGCCGCCGATCCGCAGCACGCGGACGGGGACCTGCGCCTCGCCGAGGACGCCGGGCTGGTCCGGGTGCACGGCGACGAGGTGGAGTTCGTCCCGGGCGTCCTGCGGTGGGTGGTGTACTACGACGCTCCCGCGGACGAGCGGCGCGCGGTCCACGCCCGGCTGGCCGCGGCCGGTGGTCCGCGCGCGCTGCTGCACCGCGCCGCCGCCACGCCGGGATGCGACGACACGCTCGCCGGGGAGCTGCTGACCGCCGCCCGTACGGCCCCTCCGGCGTACGCGGCCACGGCGCTGCGCCACGCGGCCCGGCTGACCACCGCGCCGGACGTGTCCGCGGACGCGCTGGTCGCGGCGGCCCGGCAGGCCTGGATGGCCGGGCGCCCGCACGAGGCCGGAACGCTGCTGCGCGAGGTGGCCCACGTCCCGCGCGCGCAGGCCCGGTCCCGTCGGCTGACCGGCGAGATGGAGGTGCGCGCGGGCGGCCCCGGCGACGGCCTCGACGACCTGCTCACGGCCGCGACCCTGCTCGCCGCGGACGACATCGCCGCGGCGCTGGACGCCCTGCTGCTGGCCGGCGAGGCCCTGCAGCGCGCGGGTGACCACGCCCGGTACCTCGAGGTGGCCCGGCGCGTGCTGGCGCTGCGCCGCGGGACCGAGCCGCCCGGCCTGGAACTCGCCTTCGATCAGGTCGCGGGCCTGTCCGAGCTGTACGCCGGCGACTACGCGACCGGCTTCGGCCACCTGCGGCACGTGCTGCACCTCGCCACCCGCGTCGACGACCCGGCCGCGCTGGTCCGGGCCGCCACGGCCGGCATCCTCGTCGGCGACGGCCCGGCCGCGCACGCCCTCGCGGCGCGGGCCGTGCGGATCGCGCGTACCCGCGGCGAGCTGGCGCTCGTGCCGCACGGCCTGGAGATCGCCGCCTTCGCCGGCCTGGCCGCCGGCCACTACGACGCGGCGACCGCCGACGCCATCGAGGGCGCCACGCTCGCGGCGGCGACCGGCCAGCCCGGGCCGGCGCAGGTCCACTTCGGCATCCTGGCCGTGCTCGCCGCCCTGCTGGGCGACCGGGAGACCGCGACGCTGCGGGTACGCCAGGCCGGCGCCCACGACAGCACGGCCGGGCCGGGGCAGGCCCGGGCGCTGTGCGAGTGGGCGCTGGCCCTGCTGGACCTGATCGAGGGGCGCCCCGCCGCCACGGTGGAGCGGCTCGACCGGATCATGGTCGCCCGGTCCGGGCACGGCAACGCGGTGCTGCAGGTCGCGGCGACCCCGCACCTCGTCGAGGCGGCGTGGCGCTGCGAGCGTCCCGGGCCCGGCCCCCGGATCCGGGCGGCCCTCGTCCCGTTCGAGCGGTGGACGACCGGCACCGGGCAGCCGCCGTGGCTGGCGCTGCGATCCCGCTGCCGGGCGCTGGTCGCGACGGACGGCGACACCGCCGACGGCCACTTCCGGGAGGCACTGGTCCAGCACCTGCGCGGCGACGGGGACTTCGCGCGGGCCCACACCGAGCTGCTGTACGGCCGGGAGCTGCGCCGCCGCCGGCGCCCGGGAGCGGCCCGCGAGCACCTGCGCAGCGCCGCCGAGACGTTCACGCTGCTCGACGCGCGGCCGTGGGCGGCGCAGGCCGGCGTGGAGCTGCGCGCGGCCGGGGCGCCCGTACCCGATCGGCCGGCGAGCGCGGAACTCACCGCCCAGCAGGAGCGGATCGCCCGGCTGGTGGCCGGCGGGGCCACCAACCGGGAGATCGCCCAGCAGCTCTACCTGAGCCCCCGGACCGTCGACCACCACCTGCGCAACGTGTTCGCGCGGCTCGGCGTCCGGTCGCGCACCGAGCTGGCCCGGCGCTTCTCGCCCTGA
- a CDS encoding SAM-dependent methyltransferase, which yields MAEQHETTVVTGVDLRTDRPHPARVYDYLLGGKDNFAADREAARRGLQANPDSRIPPRENRLFLRRAVRFLAQQGIDQFLDIGTGIPSAPNVHHVAQEINPRSRVVYVDNDPIVLAHARALLTGHPDGRTDYIDADLRDVGTILGSATLRDTLDLDRPVGLLLIAILHFIGDDHDPWTLVQRLMAALPPGSYLALSHLTGDFRPEAWEQVAQVYRRQGVTMQVRSRPVIERFFAGLEPVGPGLQILPAWRPELGDPRDEPAPADDQVSVYGGVARKPGPAAD from the coding sequence ATGGCCGAGCAGCATGAGACGACCGTCGTCACCGGGGTGGATCTGCGCACCGATCGGCCGCACCCCGCCCGGGTGTACGACTACCTGCTGGGCGGCAAGGACAACTTCGCGGCCGACCGCGAGGCGGCCCGGCGGGGGCTGCAGGCCAATCCGGACAGCCGGATCCCGCCCCGGGAGAACCGGCTGTTCCTGCGCCGGGCCGTCCGGTTCCTGGCGCAGCAGGGGATCGACCAGTTCCTCGACATCGGCACCGGGATCCCGAGCGCGCCGAACGTGCACCACGTGGCGCAGGAGATCAATCCCCGGTCCCGGGTGGTATACGTGGACAACGACCCGATCGTGCTGGCACACGCCCGCGCCCTGCTCACCGGCCACCCCGACGGCAGGACCGACTACATCGATGCGGACCTGCGCGACGTCGGCACGATCCTCGGCTCGGCGACGCTGCGCGACACGCTTGATCTGGACCGTCCCGTGGGCCTGCTGCTCATCGCGATCCTCCACTTCATCGGCGACGACCACGATCCGTGGACGCTCGTGCAGCGGCTCATGGCGGCCCTGCCACCCGGCAGTTACCTGGCGCTGTCGCACCTCACCGGGGATTTCCGGCCGGAGGCGTGGGAGCAGGTGGCTCAGGTCTACCGCCGCCAGGGTGTCACCATGCAGGTCCGGTCCCGGCCGGTGATCGAGCGGTTCTTCGCCGGCCTGGAGCCGGTCGGCCCCGGGCTGCAGATCCTGCCCGCCTGGCGGCCCGAGCTCGGCGACCCCCGGGACGAGCCGGCGCCGGCCGACGATCAGGTCTCCGTCTACGGTGGCGTGGCGCGCAAGCCCGGTCCGGCCGCGGACTAG
- a CDS encoding DUF6069 family protein: MIRRLAVTGAAAAVAAAVVTTLAAALARAAGVDFDVPDGGESIPLPGFAVVTGFFSVLGIVIAGALLRWSARPARRFVATTVSLTAVSLVPPVLSGADAATVVTLIGLHLVAAAVVIPALARSLPQARVAGVRPWPSSMFSARIGPARSGEGGSKDGRAA; the protein is encoded by the coding sequence ATGATTCGCCGGCTCGCTGTCACCGGCGCCGCCGCCGCGGTCGCGGCCGCGGTGGTCACCACCCTCGCCGCGGCGCTCGCCCGGGCCGCCGGCGTGGACTTCGACGTGCCCGACGGCGGCGAGTCGATCCCGCTGCCCGGGTTCGCCGTGGTGACCGGCTTCTTCTCGGTGCTGGGCATCGTCATCGCCGGCGCTCTGCTGCGGTGGAGCGCCCGCCCGGCGCGGCGGTTCGTGGCGACGACTGTCTCGTTGACCGCCGTGTCCCTGGTCCCGCCCGTCCTGTCCGGCGCGGACGCCGCCACCGTCGTCACCCTGATCGGGCTGCACCTCGTCGCCGCGGCGGTGGTGATCCCGGCCCTGGCGCGCAGCCTGCCGCAGGCCCGCGTGGCGGGGGTCCGGCCATGGCCGTCGTCGATGTTTTCTGCGAGGATCGGGCCCGCGCGCAGCGGCGAAGGGGGCTCCAAGGATGGCCGAGCAGCATGA
- a CDS encoding SUKH-3 domain-containing protein, with translation MRWLTRRILAKAGWYAGRSADTSLWTAELTADGFAPLHPLAVTFLAEFGGLRIPSGGPGVTRARESVSLVPVDCTGEADRFVDWSRTTGRSIAPIGVLAGDTHSWTNLGLDEQGEMYTVMDGLATFGRMPEALDRLILGYMPADIA, from the coding sequence GTGCGATGGCTGACTCGTCGCATCCTGGCCAAGGCCGGATGGTACGCCGGGCGCTCCGCCGACACGTCACTGTGGACCGCGGAGCTGACCGCCGACGGATTCGCGCCGCTGCATCCCCTGGCGGTGACCTTCCTGGCCGAGTTCGGCGGGCTCCGGATTCCCTCCGGCGGCCCGGGGGTGACGCGCGCTCGCGAATCGGTGTCGCTGGTGCCGGTGGACTGCACGGGAGAAGCCGACAGGTTCGTCGACTGGAGTCGGACCACGGGCCGCAGCATCGCCCCGATCGGCGTGCTCGCCGGTGACACCCACTCGTGGACCAACCTCGGCCTCGACGAACAGGGCGAGATGTACACGGTGATGGACGGGCTCGCCACGTTCGGCCGCATGCCGGAGGCGCTCGACCGGCTCATCCTCGGATACATGCCCGCCGACATCGCCTGA
- a CDS encoding ThuA domain-containing protein, translating into MPPIRVTVWGENRHERLEPHVRGLYPGGMHETIAAGLREHLGGEIRTATLDEPEHGLTEDVLAATDVLTWWGHAAHDEVSDEVAARVRRHVLAGMGLVALHSAHWSKVFTGLMGTTCTLRWRNEHDRELLWTVDPTHPIAQGVPQPLVIDEDEMYGEFFDVPPPDELVFISSFSGGEVFRSGCTWRRGHGRIFYFRPGDQDYPTYHHPDVRRVIANGVRWARSDRPGRDLPALRRHATGDFT; encoded by the coding sequence GTGCCGCCGATCCGGGTCACGGTCTGGGGCGAGAACCGCCACGAACGCCTCGAGCCCCACGTCCGGGGTCTCTACCCCGGCGGAATGCACGAGACCATCGCCGCCGGGTTGCGCGAACACCTCGGGGGCGAGATCCGTACGGCCACCCTCGACGAGCCCGAGCACGGCCTGACCGAGGACGTGCTCGCCGCCACGGACGTGCTGACCTGGTGGGGCCACGCCGCGCATGACGAGGTGTCCGACGAGGTCGCCGCCCGGGTGCGCCGGCACGTGCTCGCCGGCATGGGCCTGGTGGCGCTGCACTCCGCGCACTGGTCCAAGGTCTTCACCGGCCTCATGGGCACCACCTGCACCCTGCGCTGGCGCAACGAGCACGACCGCGAGCTGCTCTGGACCGTGGACCCCACCCACCCGATCGCGCAGGGCGTGCCGCAGCCGCTGGTCATCGACGAGGACGAGATGTACGGCGAGTTCTTCGACGTGCCCCCGCCCGACGAGCTCGTCTTCATCAGCTCGTTCAGCGGCGGCGAGGTGTTCCGCAGCGGCTGCACGTGGCGCCGCGGGCACGGCCGGATCTTCTACTTCCGCCCCGGCGACCAGGACTACCCGACCTACCACCATCCGGACGTGCGCCGGGTCATCGCCAACGGCGTACGGTGGGCCCGCAGCGACCGCCCCGGCCGGGACCTGCCCGCGCTGCGCCGCCACGCGACCGGGGACTTCACCTGA